The genomic stretch TGAATTGCCATacataaataataattataaaagcTACAAACGTGTATCACACACATGAAAACTATGAGGCTTCGCTGGTAGCGTCATCGGCAGCAGCTTCAGCATCGACGACCTTCCCATTACGTAGCATGTTAACCTCACGTTGGACTAAGCTCAGACTGATACCACGTGAGCCGTCTTCACGTTCGAAGGTATAGTTGGAGGCATCGGCCTCAATATAAACGAGAGCACCCTTACGGACGTACTGCGTAAGGAAGTTAATCTGTGGTTCGTTGAAGACAGTCAC from Henningerozyma blattae CBS 6284 chromosome 4, complete genome encodes the following:
- the RIM1 gene encoding Rim1p (similar to Saccharomyces cerevisiae RIM1 (YCR028C-A); ancestral locus Anc_1.153), whose translation is MLSRFTRGSTRQLHASARALDFAKMSIVGRIGTDFSEHTTGNDKRYIKYSIAAQPRRDGQTNWFNVTVFNEPQINFLTQYVRKGALVYIEADASNYTFEREDGSRGISLSLVQREVNMLRNGKVVDAEAAADDATSEAS